One window from the genome of Carassius carassius chromosome 15, fCarCar2.1, whole genome shotgun sequence encodes:
- the LOC132158993 gene encoding uncharacterized protein LOC132158993 — MEAIWNLILTSTFIVVLYEGAFCQSIRSGFVLLNQPYTFPGNASGCHHAEWRKIPDTTIATYKNHVCMTANGLEEEFTCEHNHLLLISSQYTDQGPYEFICDGVKTSLILDVFYALNESVEETDNITLNCYALNAKDVMWLHNHESVLYYKMDGSVNPGKGFERRALLAKNCFKTGNFSLTITRVRKADAGLYRCFVDSETVKGNPHAYVLDVNEKNSDQGDQTHSRCNEAILIFLTVVFGFISVISVAYLIKIKLCDCQSISTASPVSESQSVVTHPVQESESTGEKPSNTRPIL, encoded by the exons GAGCGTTCTGCCAGAGTATTCGGTCTGGTTTTGTGTTACTAAACCAACCGTACACATTCCCCGGTAACGCCAGCGGCTGTCATCATGCTGAATGGAGAAAGATACCAGACACCACTATCGCCACATACAAAAACCATGTGTGCATGACTGCCAATGGTCTTGAGGAAGAATTCACATGTGAACACAACCACCTGCTTCTCATATCATCACAATACACTGACCAGGGCCCCTATGAGTTCATCTGTGATGGGGTTAAAACGTCACTCATTCTGGATGTTTTCT ATGCTCTAAATGAGAGTGTAGAAGAAACGGACAACATCACTCTGAACTGTTATGCGCTCAATGCCAAAGATGTGATGTGGCTGCATAACCACGAAAGTGTTTTGTACTACAAGATGGATGGATCTGTGAATCCTGGCAAAGGCTTCGAGAGAAGAGCTTTGCTGGCAAAGAACTGCTTCAAAACCGGCAATTTCTCTTTGACTATCACTCGTGTTCGCAAGGCAGATGCTGGATTATACCGTTGCTTTGTGGATAGTGAAACGGTTAAAGGAAACCCACACGCCTATGTGCTGGATGTGAACG AGAAAAACTCAGATCAAGGAGACCAGACACACTCCAGATGCAACGAAGCAATTCTGATCTTTCTCACTGTAGTTTTTGGGTTCATCTCAGTGATAAGTGTGgcatatttgatcaaaataaaactatgtGATTGTCAATCTATTAGCACAGCTTCACCTGTCAGTGAGAGTCAGTCGGTGGTTACTCATCCTGTTCAGGAGAGCGAGTCCACGGGAGAAAAGCCTTCCAACACCAGGCCTATTTTGTAA